The Nocardioides pantholopis genome window below encodes:
- a CDS encoding EamA family transporter, whose amino-acid sequence MTAVTHDASSSAPAAGGPRLASGLGFAVASALAFGLSGSFARGLLDTGWSPGAVVLVRVGLAALVVAPFGLRALRGRWSVLRGNAGVVAAYGVLAVAGAQFCYFSAVQHMQVGPALLIEYTAPAAVVVWMWLRHGQRPGPVTLLGAALAVAGLVLLLDLLSGADLSTAGVLWSLGAMVGAATYFVISADESTGLPALALAAGGLLVGTLVLGLLGLVGVLSMTASTDDAVYAAGSVPWWLPLLGLGIVTAAIAYTTGIAAGRRLGSRLASFVALLEVVAAVVFSWLLLDELPRPVQLLGGLLVLAGVLAVKAGERGVRRLAATPT is encoded by the coding sequence ATGACCGCGGTGACTCATGACGCCTCCTCGTCCGCGCCCGCGGCCGGAGGGCCCCGACTCGCCAGCGGCCTGGGCTTCGCGGTGGCCTCGGCGCTCGCGTTCGGGCTCTCCGGGTCCTTCGCCCGCGGCCTGCTGGACACCGGCTGGAGCCCGGGCGCGGTCGTGCTCGTGCGGGTGGGGCTGGCCGCGCTGGTGGTCGCGCCGTTCGGGCTGCGGGCGCTGCGGGGCCGCTGGTCGGTGCTGCGCGGCAACGCCGGCGTCGTCGCGGCGTACGGCGTCCTGGCCGTCGCCGGCGCCCAGTTCTGCTACTTCTCCGCCGTCCAGCACATGCAGGTCGGGCCGGCGCTGCTGATCGAGTACACCGCGCCCGCGGCGGTGGTCGTCTGGATGTGGCTGCGCCACGGACAGCGGCCGGGCCCGGTCACGCTGCTCGGCGCCGCCCTCGCGGTCGCCGGGCTGGTGCTGCTGCTCGACCTGCTCTCGGGGGCCGACCTCAGCACCGCCGGGGTGCTGTGGTCACTGGGTGCCATGGTCGGCGCCGCGACGTACTTCGTGATCTCCGCCGACGAGTCGACCGGGCTGCCCGCCCTCGCGCTCGCGGCCGGCGGGCTGCTGGTCGGCACGCTCGTGCTGGGCCTGCTCGGCCTGGTCGGGGTGCTCTCGATGACCGCCTCGACCGACGACGCGGTCTACGCCGCCGGCTCGGTGCCGTGGTGGCTCCCGCTGCTGGGCCTCGGCATCGTGACCGCGGCGATCGCCTACACCACCGGGATCGCGGCGGGTCGCCGGCTCGGCTCGCGGCTCGCCTCGTTCGTCGCCCTGCTGGAGGTGGTGGCGGCCGTGGTCTTCTCGTGGCTGCTGCTCGACGAGCTGCCCCGGCCGGTCCAGCTGCTCGGCGGCCTCCTGGTCCTGGCCGGGGTGCTGGCTGTCAAGGCGGGGGAGCGGGGCGTGCGGCGGCTGGCCGCGACCCCGACCTGA
- the meaB gene encoding methylmalonyl Co-A mutase-associated GTPase MeaB, producing the protein MSRRAEASVPDLVERARAGEARAVARLVSLVEDASPLLREVMAALAPYAGRARVVGLTGAPGVGKSTSTNALVRELRAAGQRVGVLAVDPSSPFSGGALLGDRVRMSDHAADRDVFIRSMAARGHLGGLAWSTPQAIRVLDAAGFDVVLVETVGVGQSEVDIAAQADTTVVLLAPGMGDGIQAAKAGILEIGDVYVVNKADRDGADQVRRDLRTMLSLADRDEDAWRAPVVKTVASSGDGVAEVAAAIEEHHAWLAGTGELAARRTRRARGEVEAIALTALRERWDRLGESSALDGLAAAVAAGELDPYAAADRLLAERPSTG; encoded by the coding sequence GTGTCCCGCAGGGCTGAGGCCTCGGTCCCGGACCTCGTCGAGCGCGCCCGCGCCGGCGAGGCCCGGGCGGTCGCCCGGCTGGTCTCGCTGGTCGAGGACGCCTCCCCGCTGCTGCGCGAGGTGATGGCCGCGCTGGCGCCGTACGCCGGGCGGGCCCGGGTCGTGGGCCTGACCGGCGCCCCGGGCGTCGGCAAGTCGACCTCGACGAACGCGCTGGTCCGCGAGCTGCGCGCCGCCGGCCAGCGGGTCGGCGTCCTCGCCGTCGACCCGTCCTCGCCGTTCTCCGGCGGCGCGCTGCTCGGCGACCGGGTCCGGATGTCGGACCACGCCGCCGACCGCGACGTCTTCATCCGCTCGATGGCCGCCCGCGGGCACCTCGGCGGCCTGGCGTGGTCGACTCCGCAGGCCATCCGGGTGCTGGACGCCGCCGGCTTCGACGTGGTGCTGGTCGAGACCGTCGGGGTGGGCCAGAGCGAGGTCGACATCGCCGCGCAGGCCGACACCACTGTCGTCCTGCTGGCACCGGGCATGGGCGACGGGATCCAGGCCGCGAAGGCCGGGATCCTCGAGATCGGCGACGTCTACGTGGTCAACAAGGCCGACCGCGACGGCGCCGACCAGGTGCGGCGCGACCTGCGCACGATGCTCTCGCTCGCCGACCGCGACGAGGATGCCTGGCGCGCACCGGTGGTCAAGACCGTCGCCTCGTCCGGGGACGGCGTCGCCGAGGTCGCCGCGGCGATCGAGGAGCACCACGCCTGGCTGGCCGGGACCGGCGAGCTGGCGGCCCGGCGCACCCGCCGGGCGCGCGGGGAGGTGGAGGCCATCGCCCTCACCGCGCTGCGCGAGCGCTGGGACCGGCTGGGCGAGAGCTCGGCGCTCGACGGGCTGGCCGCAGCGGTCGCCGCGGGCGAGCTCGATCCGTACGCCGCGGCCGACCGGCTGCTGGCTGAGCGGCCCTCGACCGGCTGA
- the ccrA gene encoding crotonyl-CoA carboxylase/reductase, with amino-acid sequence MQNILDAILSDDASSQDFASLDLPESYRAVTVHKDEVELFEGLATKEKDPRKSLHVDDVPLPELGPGEAFVAVMASAINYNTVWTSIFEPVSTFGFLERYGRTSPLGKRHDLPYHVVGSDLSGVVLATGPGVTKWKPGDRVVAHCLSVELESPDGHGDTMLDPEQRIWGFETNFGGLAEVAMVKANQLMPKPEHLTWEEAASPGLVNCTAYRQLVSKNGGDMKQGDNVLVWGASGGLGGFATQYALNGGATPICVVSNEEKAAIARSMGAELIINRSEEDYRFWKDEHTQDPQEWKRFGARIRELTGGEDIDIVFEHPGRETFGASVYVTRKGGTITTCASTSGYMHEYDNRYLWMNLKRIISSHFANYRESWEANRLVAKGRIHPTLSRTYTLEETGQAALDVHHNKHQGKVGVLCLSPQEGLGVRNHELRAQHETAINRFRGV; translated from the coding sequence GTGCAGAACATCCTCGACGCCATCCTCAGTGACGACGCGAGCTCGCAGGACTTCGCGAGCCTCGACCTCCCCGAGTCCTACCGTGCCGTGACCGTGCACAAGGACGAGGTGGAGCTCTTCGAGGGGCTCGCGACCAAGGAGAAGGACCCCCGCAAGTCGCTGCACGTCGACGACGTCCCGCTCCCCGAGCTCGGCCCGGGCGAGGCCTTCGTGGCCGTGATGGCCAGCGCGATCAACTACAACACCGTCTGGACCTCGATCTTCGAGCCGGTCTCGACCTTCGGGTTCCTCGAGCGGTACGGCCGCACCTCGCCGCTGGGCAAGCGCCACGACCTGCCCTACCACGTCGTCGGCTCCGACCTCTCCGGAGTCGTGCTGGCCACCGGCCCCGGCGTCACGAAGTGGAAGCCCGGTGACCGGGTCGTCGCGCACTGCCTCTCCGTGGAGCTGGAGAGCCCCGACGGGCACGGCGACACGATGCTCGACCCCGAGCAGCGGATCTGGGGCTTCGAGACCAACTTCGGCGGCCTCGCCGAGGTCGCGATGGTCAAGGCCAACCAGCTGATGCCCAAGCCCGAGCACCTCACCTGGGAGGAGGCCGCCTCCCCCGGCCTGGTCAACTGCACGGCGTACCGCCAGCTCGTGAGCAAGAACGGCGGCGACATGAAGCAGGGCGACAACGTCCTGGTCTGGGGCGCCTCCGGCGGCCTGGGCGGCTTCGCGACCCAGTACGCCCTCAACGGCGGCGCCACGCCGATCTGCGTGGTCTCCAACGAGGAGAAGGCCGCCATCGCCCGCTCCATGGGCGCCGAGCTGATCATCAACCGCTCGGAGGAGGACTACCGGTTCTGGAAGGACGAGCACACCCAGGACCCCCAGGAGTGGAAGCGCTTCGGCGCCAGGATCCGCGAGCTCACCGGCGGCGAGGACATCGACATCGTCTTCGAGCACCCCGGCCGCGAGACGTTCGGCGCGTCGGTGTACGTCACCCGCAAGGGCGGCACGATCACCACCTGCGCCTCGACCTCGGGCTACATGCACGAGTACGACAACCGCTACCTGTGGATGAACCTCAAGCGGATCATCTCCTCCCACTTCGCCAACTACCGCGAGTCCTGGGAGGCCAACCGCCTAGTGGCCAAGGGGCGGATCCACCCCACCCTGTCGCGCACCTACACCCTCGAGGAGACCGGCCAGGCGGCCCTCGACGTGCACCACAACAAGCACCAGGGCAAGGTCGGGGTGCTGTGCCTGTCCCCGCAGGAGGGGCTGGGCGTCCGCAACCACGAGCTCCGAGCCCAGCACGAGACCGCGATCAACCGGTTCCGCGGCGTCTGA
- a CDS encoding acetyl-CoA C-acetyltransferase, with translation MSGNVIVAGARTPIGRLSGSLKSLTAAELGGFAIQGALEKAGVTGEQVDYVIMGQVIQAGAGQNPARMAAVKGGIPMRVPSITINKVCLSGLNAIAMADQLIRAGEVDVVVAGGMESMTNAPHFLPKSREGIKYGDVKLVDSLAYDALFDQFTTQAMGLLTEECNAAAQNLTRAEQDEFAAQSHAKAAVAWKNGVFDEEVVPVSIAQRKGDPVVVATDEGVRADTTAESLGKLRPAFSKDGTITAGSASQISDGAAAVVVMSKAKAEALGLEWLAEIGAHGQVAGPDSTLQLQPAAATALACGKEGIAPSELDLVEFNEAFAAVGISSARELGLDDAKVNVNGGAIALGHPVGMSGTRVVLHLALELKRRGGGVGAAALCGGGGQGDALIVRVPQG, from the coding sequence ATGTCCGGAAACGTCATCGTCGCTGGCGCGCGCACCCCGATCGGCCGCCTCTCCGGCAGCCTCAAGAGCCTGACCGCCGCCGAGCTCGGGGGGTTCGCGATCCAGGGCGCCCTGGAGAAGGCCGGCGTCACCGGCGAGCAGGTCGACTACGTGATCATGGGCCAGGTCATCCAGGCCGGTGCCGGGCAGAACCCCGCGCGGATGGCGGCGGTCAAGGGCGGGATCCCGATGCGGGTCCCCTCGATCACGATCAACAAGGTGTGCCTCTCCGGGCTCAACGCCATCGCGATGGCCGACCAGCTGATCCGCGCCGGCGAGGTCGACGTGGTCGTCGCCGGCGGCATGGAGTCGATGACCAACGCGCCGCACTTCCTGCCGAAGTCGCGCGAGGGCATCAAGTACGGCGACGTGAAGCTCGTCGACTCGCTCGCCTACGACGCGCTCTTCGACCAGTTCACGACCCAGGCGATGGGCCTGCTCACCGAGGAGTGCAACGCCGCCGCGCAGAACCTCACCCGCGCCGAGCAGGACGAGTTCGCCGCCCAGTCCCACGCCAAGGCAGCGGTCGCCTGGAAGAACGGCGTCTTCGACGAGGAGGTCGTCCCGGTCTCGATCGCGCAGCGCAAGGGCGACCCGGTCGTCGTGGCGACCGACGAGGGGGTCCGCGCCGACACCACCGCCGAGTCCCTCGGCAAGCTGCGCCCGGCGTTCAGCAAGGACGGCACGATCACCGCCGGCTCCGCCTCCCAGATCTCCGACGGCGCCGCCGCAGTGGTCGTGATGAGCAAGGCCAAGGCCGAGGCGCTCGGCCTGGAGTGGCTGGCCGAGATCGGCGCGCACGGCCAGGTCGCCGGCCCCGACTCCACGCTCCAGCTCCAGCCCGCGGCCGCGACGGCGCTGGCCTGCGGGAAGGAGGGCATCGCCCCCTCCGAGCTCGACCTCGTCGAGTTCAACGAGGCCTTCGCGGCGGTCGGCATCTCCTCGGCGCGCGAGCTCGGCCTCGATGACGCCAAGGTCAACGTCAACGGCGGGGCCATCGCGCTCGGCCACCCGGTCGGCATGTCCGGGACCCGCGTCGTGCTGCACCTCGCGCTGGAGCTCAAGCGCCGCGGTGGCGGCGTGGGCGCCGCGGCCCTGTGCGGCGGCGGCGGACAGGGCGACGCGCTGATCGTGCGTGTCCCGCAGGGCTGA
- the mce gene encoding methylmalonyl-CoA epimerase: MTTLEIPEHLFTAIDHVGIAVPDLDEAISFYETAFGMRLAHQEVNEEQGVREAMMAVGESGSSLQLLAPLTAESTIAKFLDRSGPGLQQLAYRVTDVEQVSAILRERGLRLLYDAPRRGTAGSRINFVHPKDAGGVLVELVEPAAAGH, from the coding sequence ATGACCACCCTGGAGATCCCCGAGCACCTGTTCACAGCCATCGACCACGTCGGCATCGCCGTACCCGACCTCGACGAGGCCATCTCCTTCTACGAGACCGCGTTCGGCATGCGCCTGGCCCACCAGGAGGTCAACGAGGAGCAGGGCGTGCGCGAGGCGATGATGGCGGTCGGCGAGTCCGGCTCCTCCCTGCAGCTGCTCGCGCCGCTGACCGCTGAGTCGACGATCGCGAAGTTCCTGGACCGCTCCGGCCCCGGCCTCCAGCAGCTGGCCTACCGGGTCACCGACGTGGAGCAGGTCAGCGCGATCCTGCGCGAGCGCGGGCTGCGCCTGCTCTACGACGCGCCCCGCCGCGGCACCGCGGGCTCGCGGATCAACTTCGTGCACCCCAAGGACGCCGGGGGCGTGCTCGTCGAGCTGGTGGAGCCGGCGGCCGCCGGCCACTGA
- a CDS encoding coiled-coil domain-containing protein, which translates to MSDQGLSIFDDQPEDQPDAEKTQVIPATPEKRPSRPAAQASGATATTAQPVVPPGTAPTRPPATPAERFPIVRRNGYDPAAVDARFSQLFSERAALSASLTGSEQRTAALEAEVAAVRQELAEAGTPSYAGLGGRASAMLRLAEEEATEIRESAVSEAREIREQAVRDAKATRDDASREAEDMRIVQLKSLDEQRARAMADAEQERTLARAEAADLLASARREADQLRLATQQEATELRTTAQREVEQARAAADREVQEARRMLAVEKERLAREATDFHNNATSETRKLVQEAEERASAAEERARQATAQATAHREQAQTEAEALLSRAHREAEQILVTARSQADSIESTGNAEVERELAATRAELDRLRKRRDAITAQLASLRDVVAGFGEDDS; encoded by the coding sequence ATGAGCGACCAGGGTCTGTCCATCTTCGACGACCAGCCGGAGGACCAGCCGGACGCGGAGAAGACGCAGGTGATCCCGGCCACGCCCGAGAAGCGGCCCTCCCGGCCGGCCGCTCAGGCCTCCGGCGCCACGGCGACCACCGCCCAGCCGGTGGTGCCGCCCGGGACGGCCCCGACCCGCCCGCCCGCCACGCCCGCCGAGCGGTTCCCGATCGTGCGCCGCAACGGCTACGACCCCGCTGCGGTCGACGCCCGGTTCTCCCAGCTCTTCTCCGAGCGGGCCGCCCTGAGCGCCAGCCTCACGGGGTCCGAGCAGCGGACCGCCGCGCTCGAGGCCGAGGTCGCGGCGGTCCGGCAGGAGCTCGCGGAGGCCGGCACCCCGTCGTACGCCGGGCTGGGCGGGCGCGCGAGCGCGATGCTGCGGCTCGCCGAGGAGGAGGCCACCGAGATCCGCGAGTCCGCGGTCAGCGAGGCGCGCGAGATCCGGGAGCAGGCCGTCCGGGACGCCAAGGCGACCCGCGACGACGCCAGCCGCGAGGCCGAGGACATGCGGATCGTGCAGCTGAAGTCGCTCGACGAGCAGCGCGCCCGGGCCATGGCCGACGCCGAGCAGGAGCGCACCCTCGCCCGCGCCGAGGCCGCGGACCTGCTGGCCTCGGCCCGTCGCGAGGCCGACCAGCTGCGGCTCGCCACCCAGCAGGAGGCCACCGAGCTGCGCACGACCGCGCAGCGCGAGGTCGAGCAGGCCCGCGCCGCCGCCGACCGCGAGGTCCAGGAGGCGCGTCGGATGCTCGCCGTCGAGAAGGAGCGGCTGGCCCGTGAGGCCACCGACTTCCACAACAACGCGACCTCCGAGACCCGCAAGCTCGTCCAGGAGGCCGAGGAGCGCGCGTCCGCGGCCGAGGAGCGCGCCCGCCAGGCGACTGCGCAGGCCACGGCCCACCGCGAGCAGGCGCAGACCGAGGCCGAGGCACTGCTCTCGCGCGCCCACCGCGAGGCCGAGCAGATCCTCGTGACCGCGCGCAGCCAGGCCGACTCGATCGAGTCCACCGGCAACGCCGAGGTCGAGCGCGAGCTCGCCGCGACGCGGGCCGAGCTGGACCGGCTGCGCAAGCGCCGGGACGCGATCACCGCCCAGCTGGCGTCGCTGCGTGACGTGGTCGCCGGCTTCGGCGAGGACGACAGCTGA